One stretch of Diabrotica undecimpunctata isolate CICGRU chromosome 5, icDiaUnde3, whole genome shotgun sequence DNA includes these proteins:
- the lolal gene encoding longitudinals lacking protein-like, which produces MADQQQFFLKWNDFQSNMVSSFRHLRDEKSFTDVTLACEGQTCKAHKMVLSACSPYFKSLLEENPSKHPIIILKDVAYSHLQAILEFMYAGEVNVSQEQLPAFLKTADRLKVKGLAEAPQAINRE; this is translated from the exons ATGGCGGATCAGcagcaattttttttaaaatggaaCGATTTTCAAAGTAATATGGTGTCGTCTTTTCGACACCTTAGAGATGAAAAAAGTTTTACAGATGTAACGTTAGCCTGTGAGGGACAAACTTGCAAAGCTCACAAAATGGTATTGTCTGCCTGTAGTCCTTATTTTAAAAGTCTATTAGAG GAGAATCCTTCAAAACACCCTATAATTATTCTCAAAGATGTCGCCTACAGCCACTTGCAAGCAATTTTAGAATTTATGTATGCAGGAGAGGTGAACGTAAGTCAAGAACAGTTGCCTGCTTTCTTAAAAACAGCTGACAGACTCAAAGTTAAAGGATTGGCAGAAGCTCCTCAGGCAATTAATAGGGAATAG